The following are encoded in a window of Bos indicus x Bos taurus breed Angus x Brahman F1 hybrid chromosome 4, Bos_hybrid_MaternalHap_v2.0, whole genome shotgun sequence genomic DNA:
- the NEUROD6 gene encoding neurogenic differentiation factor 6: MLTLPFDESVVMPESQMCRKFSRECEDQKQIKKPESFSKQIVLRGKSIKRAPGEETEKEEEEEDREEEDENGLPRRRGLRKKKTTKLRLERVKFRRQEANARERNRMHGLNDALDNLRKVVPCYSKTQKLSKIETLRLAKNYIWALSEILRIGKRPDLLTFVQNLCKGLSQPTTNLVAGCLQLNARSFLVGQGGEAAHHTRSPYSTFYPPYHSPELTTPPGHGTLDNSKSMKPYNYCSAYESFYESTSPECASPQFEGPLSPPPINYNGIFSLKQEETLDYGKNYNYGMHYCAVPPRGPLGQGAMFRLPTDSHFPYDLHLRSQSLTMQDELNAVFHN; the protein is encoded by the coding sequence ATGTTAACACTACCGTTTGATGAGTCTGTTGTAATGCCAGAATCCCAGATGTGCAGAAAGTTTTCTAGAGAATGCGAGGACCAGAAGCAAATTAAGAAACCAGAAAGCTTTTCCAAACAGATTGTCCTTCGAGGAAAGAGCATCAAAagggcccctggagaagagactgagaaagaagaagaggaggaagacagagaagaggaagatGAAAACGGGTTGCCCAGAAGGAGGggtcttaggaaaaaaaagacgACCAAGCTCCGACTGGAGAGGGTCAAGTTCAGGAGACAGGAAGCTAACGCGCGGGAGAGGAACAGGATGCATGGCCTCAATGACGCCCTGGACAATTTGAGAAAAGTGGTTCCCTGCTATTCTAAAACCCAAAAACTGTCCAAAATAGAAACTTTACGACTGGCCAAAAACTACATCTGGGCACTTTCTGAAATTCTGAGAATCGGCAAGAGACCTGATCTGCTCACGTTCGTCCAAAACTTATGCAAAGGTCTTTCCCAGCCAACTACAAACTTGGTGGCAGGCTGCTTGCAGCTCAATGCCAGGAGTTTCCTGGTGGGTCAGGGCGGGGAGGCTGCACACCACACAAGGTCACCCTACTCTACCTTCTACCCACCCTACCACAGCCCTGAGCTCACCACTCCCCCAGGGCATGGAACTCTTGATAATTCCAAGTCCATGAAACCCTACAATTATTGCAGTGCGTATGAATCCTTCTATGAAAGCACTTCCCCTGAGTGTGCCAGCCCTCAGTTTGAAGGTCCCTTAAGTCCTCCCCCAATTAACTATAATGGGATATTTTCCCTGAAGCAAGAAGAAACCTTGGACTATGGCAAAAATTACAATTATGGCATGCATTACTGTGCAGTGCCACCCAGGGGTCCCCTTGGGCAGGGTGCCATGTTCAGGTTGCCCACCGACAGCCACTTCCCTTACGACTTACATCTGCGCAGCCAATCTCTCACCATGCAAGATGAATTAAATGCAGTTTTTCATAAttaa